A genome region from Magnolia sinica isolate HGM2019 chromosome 8, MsV1, whole genome shotgun sequence includes the following:
- the LOC131252903 gene encoding glucan endo-1,3-beta-glucosidase-like isoform X2 yields the protein MAFLVILSSLLSLLHLSTSATALSIGVNYGTLADNLPPPSQVASFLKQYTNIDRIKLFNVDPTILRAFANTNIAVTVTVGNGDIPALARLPAAQSWITTNISPFYPATNISYIAVGNEIIATADKNLIAHLLPAMRTLQNALKLAGMTNVRVSTPHSLGILSSSEPPSSGRFRRGYDRVIFAPMLDFHRKTKTPFMINPYPYFGFSEKTLNYALFKPNPGIFDAATGHNYTNMFDAQLDAIYSAMKRLGYGDVELLVAETGWPSLGDANQPAVNMENAISYNGNLIRHVNSGKGTPLMPGRKFETYIFALFNENLKPGSTAERNFGLFKPDLTPVYDVGVMRAEATGRASIALEKGGESGWRKSRGSHLLRTFFAFVFIVLPLF from the exons ATGGCATTTCTCGTAATTTtatcctctctcctctctctgctCCACCTCTCGACATCAGCAACAGCTCTCTCCATTGGCGTGAACTACGGTACTCTCGCAGACAACCTACCTCCCCCATCGCAGGTCGCGAGCTTCCTGAAACAGTACACCAACATCGACCGCATCAAGCTCTTCAACGTAGACCCCACCATCCTCCGCGCCTTCGCCAACACCAACATCGCCGTCACCGTCACCGTCGGTAACGGCGACATCCCCGCCCTGGCCCGCCTCCCCGCGGCCCAGTCATGGATCACCACCAACATCTCCCCGTTCTACCCTGCCACCAACATCTCCTACATCGCCGTCGGCAACGAGATCATCGCCACCGCCGACAAGAACCTCATCGCTCATCTCCTACCTGCCATGCGAACCCTCCAAAACGCTCTTAAATTAGCTGGAATGACAAACGTCCGTGTCTCCACTCCTCACTCCCTCGGCATCCTCTCCTCCTCCGAGCCCCCGTCCTCGGGTCGATTCCGCCGCGGCTACGACCGTGTGATCTTCGCTCCGATGCTTGATTTCCACCGTAAAACGAAAACCCCTTTCATGATAAATCCCTACCCCTACTTCGGATTCTCTGAAAAAACCCTAAATTATGCTCTCTTCAAGCCAAATCCTGGGATTTTCGACGCTGCTACAGGTCACAACTACACCAACATGTTCGACGCCCAGCTTGACGCCATTTATTCCGCCATGAAACGGCTCGGGTACGGAGACGTCGAACTCCTCGTGGCGGAGACCGGGTGGCCCTCGCTCGGGGACGCGAACCAGCCGGCCGTGAATATGGAGAACGCCATTTCTTATAACGGGAATCTTATACGGCACGTGAACTCCGGCAAGGGAACGCCATTGATGCCAGGACGGAAGTTCGAGACGTACATCTTCGCCCTGTTTAACGAGAATCTGAAGCCCGGTTCGACCGCCGAGAGGAATTTCGGGCTTTTCAAGCCGGATCTGACTCCGGTTTATGATGTTGGGGTCATGCGCGCTGAG GCTACGGGACGTGCAAGTATAGCTCTTGAAAAGGGTGGAGAAAGTGGGTGGCGCAAATCTCGAGGTTCACACCTTCTGAGGACTTTCTTTGCATTTGTATTTATCGTTTTGCCTCTTTTCTAA
- the LOC131252903 gene encoding glucan endo-1,3-beta-glucosidase-like isoform X1 encodes MAFLVILSSLLSLLHLSTSATALSIGVNYGTLADNLPPPSQVASFLKQYTNIDRIKLFNVDPTILRAFANTNIAVTVTVGNGDIPALARLPAAQSWITTNISPFYPATNISYIAVGNEIIATADKNLIAHLLPAMRTLQNALKLAGMTNVRVSTPHSLGILSSSEPPSSGRFRRGYDRVIFAPMLDFHRKTKTPFMINPYPYFGFSEKTLNYALFKPNPGIFDAATGHNYTNMFDAQLDAIYSAMKRLGYGDVELLVAETGWPSLGDANQPAVNMENAISYNGNLIRHVNSGKGTPLMPGRKFETYIFALFNENLKPGSTAERNFGLFKPDLTPVYDVGVMRAEAPTNPTTPTGSGSKWCVPKPGVSVQALQANIDYVCSTGLDCSPIQSGGPCFTPDTIESHAAYAMNAYYQSNGRNDFNCDFAQTGTVVTSDPSYGTCKYSS; translated from the exons ATGGCATTTCTCGTAATTTtatcctctctcctctctctgctCCACCTCTCGACATCAGCAACAGCTCTCTCCATTGGCGTGAACTACGGTACTCTCGCAGACAACCTACCTCCCCCATCGCAGGTCGCGAGCTTCCTGAAACAGTACACCAACATCGACCGCATCAAGCTCTTCAACGTAGACCCCACCATCCTCCGCGCCTTCGCCAACACCAACATCGCCGTCACCGTCACCGTCGGTAACGGCGACATCCCCGCCCTGGCCCGCCTCCCCGCGGCCCAGTCATGGATCACCACCAACATCTCCCCGTTCTACCCTGCCACCAACATCTCCTACATCGCCGTCGGCAACGAGATCATCGCCACCGCCGACAAGAACCTCATCGCTCATCTCCTACCTGCCATGCGAACCCTCCAAAACGCTCTTAAATTAGCTGGAATGACAAACGTCCGTGTCTCCACTCCTCACTCCCTCGGCATCCTCTCCTCCTCCGAGCCCCCGTCCTCGGGTCGATTCCGCCGCGGCTACGACCGTGTGATCTTCGCTCCGATGCTTGATTTCCACCGTAAAACGAAAACCCCTTTCATGATAAATCCCTACCCCTACTTCGGATTCTCTGAAAAAACCCTAAATTATGCTCTCTTCAAGCCAAATCCTGGGATTTTCGACGCTGCTACAGGTCACAACTACACCAACATGTTCGACGCCCAGCTTGACGCCATTTATTCCGCCATGAAACGGCTCGGGTACGGAGACGTCGAACTCCTCGTGGCGGAGACCGGGTGGCCCTCGCTCGGGGACGCGAACCAGCCGGCCGTGAATATGGAGAACGCCATTTCTTATAACGGGAATCTTATACGGCACGTGAACTCCGGCAAGGGAACGCCATTGATGCCAGGACGGAAGTTCGAGACGTACATCTTCGCCCTGTTTAACGAGAATCTGAAGCCCGGTTCGACCGCCGAGAGGAATTTCGGGCTTTTCAAGCCGGATCTGACTCCGGTTTATGATGTTGGGGTCATGCGCGCTGAG GCGCCCACCAACCCCACAACACCGACCGGTTCGGGGAGCAAGTGGTGCGTGCCAAAACCGGGGGTGAGCGTGCAGGCCTTGCAAGCCAACATCGATTACGTGTGCAGCACGGGTCTCGATTGCAGCCCCATCcagtctggtgggccatgcttcaCACCTGACACGATCGAGTCCCACGCTGCCTACGCCATGAACGCTTATTATCAATCCAATGGTCGAAACGACTTCAACTGTGATTTCGCTCAAACCGGGACCGTCGTAACATCCGACCCAA GCTACGGGACGTGCAAGTATAGCTCTTGA